The following are encoded together in the Pyxidicoccus xibeiensis genome:
- a CDS encoding TetR/AcrR family transcriptional regulator, giving the protein MSDEISGRGDPLKSLQLLWGRAEAPRRGPKAKASVAELVSAAVAIADAEGLEAVSTRRVADAVGISPMSFYTHIPGKAELLDLMMDAVAGEVLKDRPVFKPAQWRANLTRVATEHRNVYLAHPWVIQLGTHRTVLGPNTFQSADIALSAVEGLGLTDIEMDRVITLVLDYVHGAVRNAAREKRVKELTGMTDEQWWYRVAPFLETVDFTPYPVLARVGKTTGETYGAHDPEGAFAFGLARLLDGLTVFIEAKAVKRKR; this is encoded by the coding sequence ATGAGCGACGAGATTTCCGGACGGGGCGACCCGTTGAAATCACTGCAGCTGCTGTGGGGAAGGGCCGAGGCGCCGCGGCGAGGGCCGAAGGCGAAGGCGAGTGTCGCGGAGCTGGTGTCCGCGGCTGTCGCCATCGCGGATGCCGAAGGGCTCGAGGCCGTCAGCACGCGCCGGGTCGCGGACGCGGTCGGCATCTCCCCCATGTCGTTCTACACGCACATCCCCGGCAAGGCGGAGCTGTTGGACCTGATGATGGATGCGGTGGCGGGAGAGGTCCTGAAGGACAGGCCCGTCTTCAAGCCCGCGCAGTGGCGAGCCAACCTGACGCGGGTGGCGACCGAGCATCGCAACGTCTATCTGGCCCACCCGTGGGTGATTCAGCTCGGGACGCACCGGACGGTGCTTGGCCCCAACACCTTCCAGTCGGCCGATATCGCGCTGAGCGCTGTCGAAGGCCTGGGGCTGACGGATATCGAGATGGACCGGGTCATCACGCTGGTCCTCGACTACGTCCACGGCGCGGTCCGCAACGCGGCGCGAGAGAAGCGGGTCAAGGAGCTGACCGGAATGACCGACGAGCAGTGGTGGTACCGCGTCGCGCCGTTCCTCGAGACGGTCGACTTCACGCCGTACCCCGTGCTCGCGCGCGTCGGGAAGACCACGGGAGAGACCTACGGCGCGCATGACCCCGAAGGGGCCTTCGCCTTCGGCCTGGCCCGGCTGCTCGATGGCCTGACGGTGTTCATCGAGGCGAAGGCCGTGAAGCGGAAGCGCTAG